A single genomic interval of Puniceicoccus vermicola harbors:
- a CDS encoding RHS repeat-associated core domain-containing protein yields the protein MRESLDTGSTYSQYNDVNELRQLGGAGSTLVEGTIDEAANVTVNGENAVVTSLPGGDFLFRREIPVNEGSNTITIEATDASENSATQSYNVFVGGVQKVLEYDLNGNLRYEKDDQGVVLREFEWDARNRLVAIVDGANRSEFEYDGLDRRVRIVEKESGVEVSNETYLWAGSEILQKRNDSSTTVLRNYFEDGFEEGSDSFFYTKDHLGSIREVIADDGTTVEAVYDYSPWGEVTKIGGTGVESDFLYTGHFYHEESDLFLTWFRAYDPELGRWISRDSIEEAGGINLYSYILNRPISSVDPLGLIIMNPMIDVSPEAISDAHQIRRDGHNLYPGPDNSASRHIYGSRELTEATNAATARAYGVVNEVQGLVLHDIPRLRSRILGETPWAFSIDDLFMNEIGIDNARQKECDSEEVNDGSDSFVGRMLDSFFILL from the coding sequence GTGCGCGAAAGTTTGGACACGGGCTCAACCTATTCTCAGTATAATGATGTGAACGAGTTGAGGCAATTGGGGGGAGCGGGTTCCACCCTGGTCGAAGGAACCATCGACGAAGCCGCGAATGTTACGGTCAATGGCGAGAACGCCGTCGTGACCAGCTTGCCGGGAGGAGACTTTTTGTTCCGTCGGGAGATTCCGGTGAACGAAGGAAGCAATACGATCACCATCGAAGCGACGGATGCCTCGGAGAACAGCGCGACCCAGAGCTACAATGTGTTCGTGGGCGGTGTGCAGAAAGTCCTTGAGTACGATCTCAACGGAAATCTCCGCTATGAGAAAGACGATCAAGGTGTCGTGTTACGTGAATTCGAGTGGGATGCTCGCAATCGTTTGGTTGCGATCGTCGATGGTGCAAATCGGAGCGAGTTCGAATATGATGGTCTGGATCGCAGAGTGCGGATCGTTGAAAAGGAGAGCGGCGTCGAAGTCTCGAACGAAACCTACCTTTGGGCAGGGAGTGAAATTCTCCAGAAACGTAATGACAGCTCTACGACTGTCCTCCGTAATTACTTTGAAGACGGATTCGAAGAAGGCTCCGATTCCTTCTTCTACACGAAGGACCATCTCGGCAGTATCCGCGAAGTCATTGCCGATGACGGAACGACCGTGGAGGCGGTCTACGACTACAGTCCTTGGGGTGAAGTGACGAAAATCGGAGGAACCGGCGTGGAGAGTGATTTTCTCTACACGGGGCATTTCTATCACGAAGAAAGTGATTTGTTCCTGACATGGTTCCGGGCGTATGATCCAGAGCTGGGCCGATGGATTTCTCGAGATTCGATAGAGGAGGCTGGCGGAATAAATCTGTATTCCTATATCTTGAACAGGCCAATTTCCTCCGTGGACCCTCTTGGTCTAATTATCATGAACCCAATGATTGATGTTTCTCCGGAGGCTATATCCGATGCTCACCAAATTCGACGAGATGGTCATAATCTTTACCCAGGTCCCGACAACTCCGCTAGTCGGCATATCTACGGATCAAGAGAATTAACTGAAGCTACAAACGCAGCTACTGCTAGAGCATATGGTGTTGTAAATGAGGTTCAAGGTTTGGTATTGCATGATATTCCTAGATTGAGATCGAGAATCTTGGGTGAAACCCCGTGGGCCTTCAGTATTGATGATCTATTTATGAACGAAATTGGTATCGATAATGCGAGACAAAAAGAATGTGATAGTGAAGAAGTTAATGATGGCTCTGATAGCTTTGTCGGCCGTATGCTGGATTCATTTTTTATACTTCTCTGA